The genomic region CCTCGCCGATGCCCTGTTCGGTCTCCGACGCGGCGTCGAGAATGGCCTCCTGATTGTCCAGCACCGTCTCAAGGTCAGTGAGCGCCTGCTGGATCGCGTCTGTCGTTTTCTCGACGTTTTCCGCGGTGTCGTCGGCCATTTCACGGACCTCCCCCACGATACGCTCGACCTCGTCGGCGTGCTGTTTGGACTCGTCGGCCAGTTCCTTGATTTCGTCGGCGACGACCGCGAACCCGTCGCTGTCGCTGTTGCTCCGCGCGGCTTCGATGTTGGCGTTTAGTGCCAGCATGTTCGTCTGGTCCGCGATGTCGTTGATGACCTCGACGAACTCGTCGATCTCCTCGATGTGGCCCCGAAGCTCCGCCGAGTCCGACGCGACCTGTTCGGCGGACTCGGTCGCATCCTCGACGCGTTCGATGGTTTCCTCGGCTGTTTCGACGGATTCTTCGGCGAGTTCCCTGGCCTCACCGCTCTGGCTGCTCACTTCCTCGGCGCTGGAGGCGATTTCCTCGACGGTGGCGCTGAACCCGGAGACCTCGGACTGGACCTCGTCGAGGTTGTAAGACTGCTCTCCGGCCATCTCTTTGATCTCGTCGGACTGCTCGGTAACGGCCGCGGCAGAATCGCTGATTTCGCCGACCGCCGTCTCGACGTCTGTCGCCATCTGTGACTGGAGGTTCTGGAGCGCCTCGCGCTGTTCGACGATGTCACTGAAATCGATCAGTAGCTCCAGCGCTCCGATAGCTTCCCCGCCGGGACCCATGAGCGGGACAGCCACCGCCCGCGCGTGGGCCATCGTCCCGTCAGGTCGCTCGGCTGAGCGGAACTCGTCCTCGCGGACCGGCTCCCCTGTCCTGATGACCTCCTGAGCGAGTGTCTCGTCTTGACCTTCTGTGCCAAACACATCGTAGGCGTTCATCCCGACCGCCTCGCTCGCCGGAAGCCCGAGCATGCCTGCGACCGTCTCGTTCCAGTGCGTAATGTCGCCGTCGGCGTCGACCACGAACGCTGCCTCCGGTAAATCCTCGATAAGCGACTCGAACGCCTGGAGCCAGAACTCCCCGCTGTTGTCCATAGACTCTGGTACTAGACCGTTTCCAGGTGCAGTTTCTGCCATTGTAAGACCTATCTCAGAAACTGATATACCGTTTTCGACCGATTATGCGAGTTGATAACTGGGTTGAGCCGGCTTTCCCGCGAGTGAAGCTACAGCCCGACCAGTAGAGCGATGGTCCGGACTTGAACAACCCGGTTTCGGCAGGCCTATACCGTCCGAGCCCATACAGTATGGCGATGAGCATCGAGACCGATACCGCCGCTGATATCGACGGTGACCACGTCGAGGCGCTCGCTACAGAGTTCGGCGAAGCAATCGCCGAGCTACCGGTGTACCAGCGATTCAAGGAGACGAAAGACGCCGTCGAGAACCACGACGAGGCACAGGCGGCTATCAAGGAATTCGAGCAGATCCGCGAGGAGTTCATGCTCGCCCGTCAGACCGGGAACGCTTCGCAGGAAGACCTCCGGAAGGTCCAGCAAAAGCAGGAGGAACTCCACGACATCCCGGTGATGAGCGACTATCTGGAGGCCCAGAACGAACTCGAACTGCGCCTGCAGGAGCTCAACGAAATCGTCTCCGAGGAACTGGCTGTGGACTTCGGGCAGAAAGCTGGCGGTTGCTGCGAGGACTGAACACCGGTATTTTTCGCGGTCCCGTTTTCGTTGACCCTGAGGCGGGCGGTCAGGAGCGGTGAGACCGCCGAAAACTGTGCCGGTCAGCGGTCCACCTGACTGAACGGTTACTCCTCGACTTCAGTTTTCACTACGACCGCCGGCCGTTCGCTCAGCCTGAGCACTTTGTCCGTGATGCTGCCGAGAAGGCTCCGGTACTCCGCCGGCCGCCGCTTCGTCCCGAGTACGAGCAGATCGACGTCCGCCTCGTCGGCAGTTTCGATGATGGTCTCGGCCGGCCGTCCGTGTTTCAGGGCCGTCGTTGCGTCGACGCCGGCCGACTCCGCATCGGCCTGTATTCGGGCCAGCGTCTCCTGCCCCGTTTCCTCGAGTCCGTGTTCCGGCCCCTCCGACTCGTCGACGTATTCGTCGCCACTGTAGGCCGTGTACACGTCTTCGTCGACGACATACAGCACGTGGAGGTCCGCATCGTGTTCCGCTGCGAGGGCAATCGCGTGGGATTCGGCATTGGTCGACGCTGCTGTCCCATCCGATGCGAGGAGGATGTGATCGTACATACAGGTCATATTTCTCTCAGGCGGGAAATAAACTGAGGGCTCCGTTCTCAGACAGCGGGAGACACCACGACCACCGTAGAACTGGGTCCGGATAGCCGGCCGAAGCATCCGTACAGCACCCAGCGACCCACGGCACGGCGTCTTCGAAACACCTTAGCGACCGGGCGTGGCATCTCCCGGCATGACAGTCGAATCTGATTGGGACGACTGGCTCCCGCGTGCGGTGGAGTCGGCGACGCCTGACGGGCTGGCAATCTGGTATCTTGGCTGTAACGGCTTCATCGTGAAATCCAGCGGGGGGACGACCATCTTCATCGACCCGTACCTCGGTACGGGCGACCCGCCGCGAACCGTCCGGATGGTTCCAGTGCCGTTCAACCCTGCGGACATCACCGAGTGTGACGCGATTTTGGGCACCCACGAACACACCGACCACGTTCACGGGCCGTCCCAGGCCCCGATTCTCGCCGGGACGGGCGCGGACTACTATACGACTGACAGCGGTCACGATGTCATCCGGGAGGAGGCATGGCTGGAGAACTACAGTGTTACCGACGACCAACTCCACGAGGTCACGGAGGGCGACACGCTCGATATCGGTGACGTGAGCGTCCACGTCGAACCGGCCAACGATCCCGACGCCGAGCATCCGGTTTCGTACGTGTTCGAACATGACGCCGGGACCTTCTTCCACGGCGGCGACGCCCGTCCCGGCGAGTTCGAAGCCGTCGGCGAGCGCTACGATATCGATGTCGGCGTCCTCGCGTTCGGAACGGTCGGGATGATCGACGACAAGGAGACCGGCGAACCCACCCGAACACAGTGGTACAACGACGAGAACATGATTATCGAAGCCGCGAACGAACTCCAGCTTGACACCCTTGTCCCGACCCACTGGGATATGTGGAAGGGGATGACCACGGAGCCGACCGTCTTGCACAACCACGCCAGCAGTTTCGACTATCCGTCGACGCTTTCAATCGTTGAAATCGGCGACCGGTACAATCTCGACTGAAAGCGGCCTGCCAGCAGTACACGGACAGCCTGCCTGGAGTTCCGGAATCACGCCCTCTTCGTGTTACTGAGAATACGTGTATAGATTATATTAACTAATGTCGTATAGAAAAAAGGCGTAAATGTTGGTCAGGTACGTACCTTTAATACTATTGCTGAGACCATACAGACCATGAGCAATTCGCAAGCCTACGATGAAGTCACTGTCGCCGCAGATGGCGTGACAGTGACCAAGCGGTTCGAGGCGGACGAGTTCCCCGTGCCCGCCATAGCATTTAATCTCACGTCGCGACGGTCTGTTCCGGTAACAGTCCGGCTGGTCGACACCGTTCCGGCGGATGTCGCCGTCGAGGATCTGGGCTTTCACCCCGAGTACGGCAGTGAGTACTGGGACATCAACGAAGACCGGATCGCCTTCGAAAAGGAACTCGAACCGGAAGCCGACTACACGACCGTCTACGGTATTCGTGCGACGGGAACCGACGACGTCGAGAAGTTCCTGACACAACCCGACATCGAGCGTGTGGACCCGCCTCTAGACGAGGACGAGGAAGACCTCGTCGGTGGCGGCGACGAGGCTGTTCGGGACGTCATCGCCGGTGACGCCGACAGCGTTCCCGGCCTCGAAGACGATGACGACGAAGACATCGAGACCCTCGACCTTTCGGACCCGAACAACCCGGATTCAGGCGTCGAAGCCCCCGAAGAGAGCAACGCCGCGCCGGCAGACTCCGAGGTCCAATCCGGCGCTGTTGTCGCGACAATGGCACAGGAAATCCGCGACCAGAACGTCTCCCCGGAAGACGTGAAGCTACTCAAACGTGCGCTTGACGCCGTCTCCGAAGCTGAAGATGACAGTGACACTGGCGGCGTCAACGACGCCCGGATCCAGCGCATCCAGAGCGATGTCGCGGACC from Haloarcula rubripromontorii harbors:
- a CDS encoding MBL fold metallo-hydrolase; translation: MTVESDWDDWLPRAVESATPDGLAIWYLGCNGFIVKSSGGTTIFIDPYLGTGDPPRTVRMVPVPFNPADITECDAILGTHEHTDHVHGPSQAPILAGTGADYYTTDSGHDVIREEAWLENYSVTDDQLHEVTEGDTLDIGDVSVHVEPANDPDAEHPVSYVFEHDAGTFFHGGDARPGEFEAVGERYDIDVGVLAFGTVGMIDDKETGEPTRTQWYNDENMIIEAANELQLDTLVPTHWDMWKGMTTEPTVLHNHASSFDYPSTLSIVEIGDRYNLD
- a CDS encoding YlbF family regulator, giving the protein MSIETDTAADIDGDHVEALATEFGEAIAELPVYQRFKETKDAVENHDEAQAAIKEFEQIREEFMLARQTGNASQEDLRKVQQKQEELHDIPVMSDYLEAQNELELRLQELNEIVSEELAVDFGQKAGGCCED
- a CDS encoding methyl-accepting chemotaxis protein, translated to MDNSGEFWLQAFESLIEDLPEAAFVVDADGDITHWNETVAGMLGLPASEAVGMNAYDVFGTEGQDETLAQEVIRTGEPVREDEFRSAERPDGTMAHARAVAVPLMGPGGEAIGALELLIDFSDIVEQREALQNLQSQMATDVETAVGEISDSAAAVTEQSDEIKEMAGEQSYNLDEVQSEVSGFSATVEEIASSAEEVSSQSGEARELAEESVETAEETIERVEDATESAEQVASDSAELRGHIEEIDEFVEVINDIADQTNMLALNANIEAARSNSDSDGFAVVADEIKELADESKQHADEVERIVGEVREMADDTAENVEKTTDAIQQALTDLETVLDNQEAILDAASETEQGIGEVAAATDDQAASAEEIASMIDEIAQRAAEVSESIDELADENETQHQMARDLEENVERVERRLAEIMK
- a CDS encoding universal stress protein; this translates as MYDHILLASDGTAASTNAESHAIALAAEHDADLHVLYVVDEDVYTAYSGDEYVDESEGPEHGLEETGQETLARIQADAESAGVDATTALKHGRPAETIIETADEADVDLLVLGTKRRPAEYRSLLGSITDKVLRLSERPAVVVKTEVEE